The following are encoded together in the Mugil cephalus isolate CIBA_MC_2020 chromosome 18, CIBA_Mcephalus_1.1, whole genome shotgun sequence genome:
- the LOC124995488 gene encoding myelin-oligodendrocyte glycoprotein-like isoform X2 codes for MRMTRINCFVSLVTFLWMMILVRADTDVSCVVGESCILPCSFQKDPKVVIRWIKRTEEHPRVHSFSKNQDQLENQDQDFRGRTSLFKDQISRGNASLLLTGVKSEDWGQYQCYTRTTSGSERSIINVKVKDNSIPIGSIVGVVVGGLFVVAAVTLICSWIYICIHTFIYFPLRIYYLQKRLKRTHNTREPRTVRYIPGTSEPSSPPNGENQQQDNNSHLLESHEE; via the exons atgagGATGACCAGGATAAACTGCTTTGTGTCTCTGGTGACTTTCCTGTGGATGATGATTCTTGTCAGAGCAG ATACTGACGTGTCCTGTGTTGTCGGGGAGAGCTGCATCTTACCGTGCAGTTTCCAGAAAGACCCTAAAGTAGTCATCCGTTGGATTAAGCGGACGGAAGAACACCCTCGTGTTCACTCATTTTCCAAGAATCAGGACCAGCTTGaaaaccaggaccaggacttcagaggcaggacgtcactgttcaaggatcagatctccagaggaaacgcctcactgctgctgacaggagtcaAGTCTGAGGACTGGGGACAATACCAGTGTTACACAAGGACAACCAGTGGAAGTGAGAGGTCAATCATCAACGTGAAAGTCAAAG ataaTTCAATCCCAATTGGAAGCATCGTAGGTGTTGTGGTTGGAGGACTATTTGTAGTAGCAGCAGTCACACTCATATGCTCATGGATATACAtatgcatacacacattcatatacTTTCCCCTACGCATATATTATCTACAGAAAAG GTTGAAAAGAACACATAACACACGTGAACCCCGAACAGTCCGATAC ATTCCTGGAACATCTGAACCATCATCTCCTCCAAATGGTGAAAATcaacaacaagacaacaacagTCATCTGCTTGAGTCACATGAAGAGTGA
- the LOC124995488 gene encoding myelin-oligodendrocyte glycoprotein-like isoform X1: protein MRMTRINCFVSLVTFLWMMILVRADTDVSCVVGESCILPCSFQKDPKVVIRWIKRTEEHPRVHSFSKNQDQLENQDQDFRGRTSLFKDQISRGNASLLLTGVKSEDWGQYQCYTRTTSGSERSIINVKVKDNSIPIGSIVGVVVGGLFVVAAVTLICSWIYICIHTFIYFPLRIYYLQKRLKRTHNTREPRTVRYVSKCIKFSAALNEPHYISYHVKGEYCCHEVTTNVLTCVSSSDFI, encoded by the exons atgagGATGACCAGGATAAACTGCTTTGTGTCTCTGGTGACTTTCCTGTGGATGATGATTCTTGTCAGAGCAG ATACTGACGTGTCCTGTGTTGTCGGGGAGAGCTGCATCTTACCGTGCAGTTTCCAGAAAGACCCTAAAGTAGTCATCCGTTGGATTAAGCGGACGGAAGAACACCCTCGTGTTCACTCATTTTCCAAGAATCAGGACCAGCTTGaaaaccaggaccaggacttcagaggcaggacgtcactgttcaaggatcagatctccagaggaaacgcctcactgctgctgacaggagtcaAGTCTGAGGACTGGGGACAATACCAGTGTTACACAAGGACAACCAGTGGAAGTGAGAGGTCAATCATCAACGTGAAAGTCAAAG ataaTTCAATCCCAATTGGAAGCATCGTAGGTGTTGTGGTTGGAGGACTATTTGTAGTAGCAGCAGTCACACTCATATGCTCATGGATATACAtatgcatacacacattcatatacTTTCCCCTACGCATATATTATCTACAGAAAAG GTTGAAAAGAACACATAACACACGTGAACCCCGAACAGTCCGATACGTgagtaaatgtataaaattctctgctgctctgaatgAACCACACTACATAAGTTACCATGTTAAAGGAGAATATTGTTGCCATGAAGTTACAACTAATGTTCTAACATGTGTTTCCTCCAGTGATTTTATCTAA